Proteins from a single region of Gemmatimonadaceae bacterium:
- a CDS encoding AI-2E family transporter, which yields MTADSPRTTGSVTIGGTKFKFAPILAATVITFLLLWLFKTVAHVFVLLMLAVLVSLYLGAVADWLDRRTTLSKRAALAIAIVGSIGGIVVLGWILLPPIADQTRQLFLALPDFINSWEVGIDRVAAKLPGVSDIVGKPTEHKALLAAYDQLSGIFAGIPTKLFEIVEAAINVFAVLVMSIYLSIHPALYREWLIALFPPIHRDLVRDVLAELADSLRAYIVGQLLTMTFLGLITGLGLYLLGVPFAFLFGIFTGLVAIVPFFGTLLSTTLPALFVLNGKGYFGFSPVGHALLVVGLGVVVHLIEGNLVSPLVMSKKVDLPPVMTIMAVLIMGSLLGGLGLVVALPTLAAVMVIVRRIVISRIYEGQGFRRTTRERPMLLRVPGPGGGVLAPSGPAPDIITFAESEGRRQSA from the coding sequence TTGACCGCCGACTCGCCGCGGACGACCGGCTCGGTCACGATCGGCGGGACGAAGTTCAAGTTCGCGCCGATCCTCGCGGCGACGGTCATAACGTTTCTACTGCTGTGGCTGTTCAAGACGGTCGCGCATGTGTTCGTGCTGCTCATGCTCGCCGTTCTCGTCTCGCTCTATTTGGGCGCGGTCGCGGATTGGCTCGACCGGCGGACGACGCTCTCGAAGCGCGCCGCGCTCGCCATCGCGATCGTCGGTTCGATCGGCGGCATCGTCGTGTTGGGCTGGATCCTCTTGCCGCCCATCGCCGACCAAACGCGCCAGCTCTTCCTCGCGCTCCCCGATTTCATCAACTCCTGGGAAGTGGGAATCGATCGCGTCGCCGCCAAGTTGCCGGGCGTGAGCGACATCGTCGGCAAGCCAACCGAGCACAAGGCGCTGCTGGCCGCCTACGATCAACTCAGCGGCATCTTCGCGGGTATTCCGACGAAGTTGTTCGAGATCGTCGAGGCGGCGATCAACGTCTTCGCCGTGCTCGTCATGAGCATCTATCTCTCGATCCACCCGGCGCTTTACCGCGAGTGGCTGATCGCGCTCTTCCCGCCGATCCACCGCGACCTCGTCCGCGACGTGCTCGCCGAGCTGGCCGACTCGCTGCGCGCCTACATCGTCGGACAGCTGCTGACGATGACGTTCCTCGGTTTGATCACCGGTCTGGGTCTCTATCTGCTCGGCGTGCCGTTCGCGTTCTTGTTCGGCATCTTCACAGGCCTCGTCGCCATCGTGCCGTTCTTCGGCACGCTCCTGTCGACGACGTTGCCGGCGCTCTTCGTTCTCAACGGGAAAGGCTATTTCGGCTTCAGTCCGGTCGGCCATGCGCTGCTCGTCGTCGGACTCGGCGTCGTCGTCCACCTGATCGAGGGCAACCTCGTCTCGCCGCTCGTGATGTCGAAGAAGGTGGACCTGCCGCCGGTCATGACGATCATGGCGGTGCTCATCATGGGATCGCTGCTCGGCGGACTCGGTCTCGTCGTCGCGCTCCCGACGCTCGCCGCGGTGATGGTCATCGTACGGCGCATCGTGATCAGCCGGATCTACGAGGGACAGGGCTTCCGCCGCACCACGCGCGAGCGGCCAATGCTGCTTCGGGTGCCCGGGCCGGGCGGCGGAGTGCTCGCGCCTTCGGGACCCGCGCCGGACATCATTACGTTCGCCGAGAGCGAGGGGCGGCGGCAGAGCGCCTGA
- a CDS encoding PspA/IM30 family protein, translating to MGLFDRLSTLLRSNINDLISRAEDPEKMLNQIIVDMRSQLAKAKQQVATAIADEKRLRDQADSEFKQGADWEAKAMLAIKENRDDLAKQALMRQTEHNSHGQQLAQTWEQHRLETEKLKNALRDLNDKIEEAKRKKNLLIARQRRAQAQKRIHDTMSSLSEKSAFEAFARMEERIENNERQLKASVEIEEEFTGDRLAQDFKQLERSATTNTVDSQLLALKQKMGMLPAGSVEAKKLGAGNNDEETVHAEIEDVTSEKQRP from the coding sequence ATGGGTCTTTTCGATCGTCTTTCGACCCTGTTGCGGTCGAACATCAACGATTTGATCTCTCGGGCGGAAGATCCCGAGAAGATGTTGAATCAGATCATCGTCGACATGCGGTCGCAGCTCGCCAAGGCGAAGCAGCAGGTCGCCACGGCGATCGCCGACGAAAAGCGCCTGCGCGACCAAGCCGACTCCGAGTTCAAGCAGGGCGCCGACTGGGAAGCGAAAGCGATGCTCGCGATCAAGGAAAATCGCGACGATCTCGCCAAGCAGGCGCTCATGCGCCAGACGGAGCACAACTCGCACGGCCAGCAATTGGCGCAGACGTGGGAGCAGCACCGCCTCGAGACCGAGAAGCTCAAGAACGCGCTGCGCGACCTCAACGACAAGATCGAAGAGGCCAAGCGCAAGAAGAACCTGCTCATCGCCCGGCAGCGCCGCGCGCAGGCGCAGAAGCGCATCCACGACACGATGTCGTCGCTTTCCGAGAAATCGGCGTTCGAGGCGTTCGCCCGCATGGAGGAGCGCATCGAGAACAACGAGCGCCAGCTCAAGGCGTCCGTCGAGATCGAGGAAGAGTTCACCGGAGACCGGCTGGCGCAGGACTTCAAGCAGCTCGAGCGTTCGGCGACGACGAATACCGTCGACTCGCAGCTCCTCGCGCTCAAGCAGAAGATGGGCATGCTTCCGGCCGGCTCGGTCGAAGCCAAAAAGCTCGGCGCGGGCAACAACGACGAAGAAACGGTCCACGCCGAGATCGAAGACGTAACGAGCGAGAAGCAACGGCCTTGA
- the sdaAA gene encoding L-serine ammonia-lyase, iron-sulfur-dependent, subunit alpha — protein MYKSLAAAVHDAEARGISLSRLALETESSDQGRPIGEIRDVLHRALVVMRGAVEQGLVGNLKSPSGLVGGDAQKLVSGPAGPLAGTPFRDVLARALAVQEVNAAMGVIVAAPTAGGAGVLPAVLTGLAAARGLSDDAVVDALATAGLIGAVVAERASLSGAEGGCQAETGAAAGMAAGAATEMLGGSPSQVVNAVALAQQGTLGLVCDPLGGLVELPCVFRNATGAAIALAAVEMALAGITFAIPADEVIDTMGDIGREMDVRYRETAGGGLAATPTGRRLARERLVQIKRG, from the coding sequence ATGTACAAATCGCTCGCCGCCGCTGTACACGACGCCGAGGCACGCGGTATCTCGCTTTCGCGACTCGCGCTCGAGACCGAGTCCTCGGATCAAGGCCGGCCGATCGGAGAGATCCGCGACGTGCTGCACCGCGCGCTCGTCGTCATGCGCGGAGCGGTGGAGCAGGGGTTGGTCGGCAACCTGAAGTCACCGTCGGGGCTCGTCGGCGGCGACGCGCAGAAGCTGGTGAGTGGCCCGGCGGGGCCGCTCGCGGGCACGCCATTTCGGGACGTCCTGGCGCGTGCGCTCGCCGTGCAGGAGGTGAACGCGGCGATGGGAGTGATCGTCGCGGCGCCGACGGCGGGCGGCGCCGGCGTTCTGCCGGCGGTTCTCACCGGACTGGCGGCCGCGCGCGGACTGTCCGACGATGCGGTGGTCGACGCGCTCGCGACGGCGGGGCTCATCGGGGCGGTGGTCGCCGAGCGCGCGTCGCTGTCCGGCGCCGAAGGCGGGTGCCAGGCCGAGACGGGTGCCGCGGCGGGAATGGCTGCCGGCGCCGCGACCGAAATGCTCGGCGGATCGCCGTCGCAGGTCGTGAACGCGGTCGCCCTCGCGCAGCAGGGGACTCTCGGCTTGGTCTGCGATCCGCTTGGCGGACTCGTCGAGTTGCCGTGCGTCTTCCGAAACGCGACCGGCGCGGCGATCGCGCTCGCCGCGGTCGAGATGGCCCTCGCGGGCATCACCTTCGCGATCCCCGCCGACGAAGTGATCGACACGATGGGAGACATCGGCCGCGAAATGGACGTGCGATATCGTGAGACAGCCGGCGGCGGGTTGGCGGCGACGCCGACGGGACGGCGATTGGCCCGCGAGCGCCTCGTGCAAATCAAGCGGGGCTGA
- the sdaAB gene encoding L-serine ammonia-lyase, iron-sulfur-dependent subunit beta produces MVSLLDIIGPVMVGPSSSHTAGACRLGLLARGLVGGTPERAKIELHGSFARTGEGHGTDKAIVAGLMGFRPDDDRIRTALEIAEREGLAYTFEKTTLDDEAHPNSVRITLERGDRRAVMIGSSLGAGRVLVSEIDGYPVEVTGNYHTIVLVAEDIKGSIAKIATLLADDGLNIATLRLTRQRKGGDAFMVIELDEYPAENVRDHIRALPWVRWAFRLDKVSA; encoded by the coding sequence ATGGTTTCACTACTCGACATCATCGGCCCAGTTATGGTCGGGCCGTCGTCGTCCCACACGGCGGGCGCGTGTCGCCTCGGACTTCTCGCCCGCGGCTTGGTCGGCGGGACGCCCGAGCGCGCGAAGATCGAGCTGCATGGATCGTTCGCCCGAACGGGCGAGGGGCACGGCACCGACAAGGCGATCGTCGCGGGACTAATGGGATTCCGCCCGGATGATGACCGCATCCGCACCGCCCTGGAGATCGCTGAACGCGAAGGACTCGCGTACACCTTCGAAAAAACGACGCTCGACGACGAAGCGCATCCCAACTCGGTGCGCATCACTCTCGAGCGCGGCGATCGCCGCGCCGTGATGATCGGGTCGTCGCTGGGCGCCGGGCGCGTCCTCGTGAGCGAGATCGACGGGTATCCGGTGGAAGTCACCGGGAACTACCACACCATCGTGCTCGTCGCCGAAGACATCAAAGGCTCGATCGCCAAGATCGCGACGCTGCTCGCCGACGATGGCCTCAACATCGCGACGCTTCGGCTGACCCGGCAGCGAAAAGGCGGCGACGCGTTCATGGTCATCGAGCTCGATGAGTATCCCGCCGAGAACGTCCGCGATCACATCAGAGCCTTGCCGTGGGTCCGGTGGGCGTTCCGGCTCGACAAGGTCTCGGCGTAG
- the uvrA gene encoding excinuclease ABC subunit UvrA has translation MAEDSLIVRGAREHNLRNIDVTIPRDRLTVVTGLSGSGKSSLAFDTIYAEGQRRYVESLSAYARQFLGLMEKPDVDSIEGLSPAISIEQKTAGHNPRSTVGTVTEIYDYLRLLWARAGTPHCPECGRPVQRQSAAQIADIVLTWQRDARLEIRAPLVQQRKGEFRELFETVRRQGFIRAYVDGELVEVASPPKLNRRQNHSISVVVDRLTVRPEDRSRLADSLETALKLAEGVVEVASVDAKTVELFSERYGCPTCGISLPELEPRHFSFNSPFGACTACGGLGTRRRVSEALILGDSRISILEGVILPWGEPSGYLRKIVLPALARQLKFDLNSAWGDLPKSVREAILYGEKRDARSAAKGGGASSSIEWEGVLRNIERRYDESDSDTIRVELQEYMIEVPCPECKGRRLKPEALSVTIDSKSIGDVVELPITDTLSFFERVPVRRDGAPGLDPEVAGPILKEVRERLRFLVDVGLDYLTLGRAAESLSGGEAQRIRLATQIGSRLVGVLYILDEPSIGLHQRDNARLLATLEQLRDLGNTVIVVEHDEETMRAADHVIDLGPGAGKHGGEVIAVGTVDEIARNPSSITGRYLAGELSIPTPTKRRMFDERKLIRIEGAREHNLRNLDVEIPLGLFVAVTGVSGSGKSTLIEDILHRALARHFYRARVIPGEHRRITGFEHIDKVIDIDQSPIGRTPRSNPATYTGVFTPVRELFAELPEAKIRGYGPGRFSFNVKGGRCEACQGDGLVRIEMHFLPDVYVPCDVCKGRRYNRETLEVRFRGQTISDVLEMTVDDALDFFQNQPRISQKLQTLVDVGLGYIHLGQSATTLSGGEAQRVKLATELSKRDTGRTFYILDEPTTGLHFEDVRVLLDVLHRLVDRGNTVLVIEHNLDVIKTADWIIDLGPDGGNRGGAIVAAGTPEDLAEIDASYTGRYLRPLVQARQRKKVG, from the coding sequence ATGGCAGAAGATTCGCTGATCGTTCGCGGCGCGCGGGAGCACAACCTGCGCAACATCGACGTGACGATCCCCCGCGACCGTCTGACGGTCGTGACCGGACTCTCGGGTTCGGGAAAATCCTCGCTGGCGTTCGACACCATCTATGCCGAGGGCCAGCGCCGGTACGTCGAGTCGCTGTCCGCCTACGCGCGACAGTTCCTCGGGCTCATGGAGAAGCCGGACGTCGACTCGATCGAAGGGCTGTCGCCCGCAATCTCGATCGAGCAGAAGACGGCCGGCCACAACCCACGGTCGACGGTCGGCACGGTCACGGAGATTTACGACTACCTACGCTTGCTCTGGGCACGCGCGGGCACGCCGCATTGTCCCGAGTGCGGTCGTCCCGTGCAGCGTCAGAGCGCGGCGCAGATCGCCGACATCGTTCTCACCTGGCAGCGCGACGCGCGGCTCGAGATTCGTGCGCCGCTCGTGCAGCAGCGCAAGGGCGAATTCCGCGAGCTGTTCGAGACCGTTCGGCGGCAAGGATTCATCCGCGCCTACGTCGACGGCGAGCTGGTCGAAGTCGCGTCGCCGCCGAAGCTCAATCGGCGGCAGAACCACTCGATCTCGGTCGTCGTCGATCGCCTCACGGTCAGGCCCGAAGATCGAAGTCGTCTCGCCGACTCCCTCGAGACGGCGCTCAAGCTCGCCGAAGGCGTGGTTGAAGTCGCGAGCGTCGACGCGAAGACCGTGGAGCTCTTCTCGGAGCGTTACGGCTGCCCGACGTGCGGCATCTCGCTGCCGGAGCTGGAGCCGCGCCATTTCTCGTTCAACTCGCCGTTCGGCGCGTGCACGGCGTGCGGCGGTCTCGGGACGCGACGGCGAGTGAGCGAAGCGCTCATTCTCGGCGACTCGCGCATCTCGATCCTCGAGGGCGTGATCCTGCCGTGGGGCGAGCCGAGCGGGTATTTGCGGAAGATCGTGCTGCCGGCGCTGGCGCGTCAGCTCAAGTTCGATCTGAACTCGGCGTGGGGCGACCTGCCGAAGTCGGTGCGCGAGGCAATTCTCTACGGCGAGAAGCGCGACGCAAGGTCCGCTGCCAAGGGGGGAGGCGCATCGTCGTCGATCGAGTGGGAAGGCGTGCTGCGGAACATCGAGCGCCGGTACGACGAATCGGATTCCGACACGATCCGCGTGGAGCTGCAGGAATATATGATCGAGGTGCCGTGCCCCGAGTGCAAAGGCCGGCGTCTGAAGCCCGAAGCCCTCTCGGTCACGATCGATTCGAAGAGCATCGGCGACGTCGTCGAGCTGCCGATCACGGACACGCTCTCGTTCTTCGAGCGCGTGCCCGTGCGCCGCGACGGCGCGCCCGGACTCGATCCCGAGGTCGCCGGCCCGATTCTCAAAGAAGTGCGTGAGCGGCTCCGTTTCCTCGTCGACGTCGGGCTCGACTACCTCACGCTCGGCCGCGCGGCGGAATCGCTTTCGGGCGGCGAGGCCCAGCGCATCCGCCTGGCGACGCAGATCGGTTCGCGGCTGGTCGGCGTCCTATACATACTCGACGAGCCGTCGATCGGATTGCACCAGCGCGACAACGCGCGGCTCCTCGCGACGCTCGAGCAACTGCGCGACCTCGGCAACACCGTGATCGTCGTCGAGCACGACGAAGAGACGATGCGCGCCGCGGATCACGTCATCGACCTCGGGCCCGGTGCGGGAAAGCACGGCGGTGAGGTGATTGCCGTGGGTACGGTGGACGAGATCGCGCGCAACCCGTCGTCGATCACGGGCCGCTACCTCGCCGGCGAGCTCTCGATCCCGACGCCGACCAAACGCCGAATGTTCGACGAGCGAAAGCTCATCCGCATCGAAGGCGCGCGCGAGCATAACCTGCGCAACCTCGACGTCGAGATTCCGCTCGGACTGTTCGTCGCGGTGACCGGCGTTTCAGGCTCCGGAAAGTCCACGCTCATCGAAGACATCCTGCACCGCGCCCTCGCCCGGCACTTCTACAGGGCGCGCGTCATCCCGGGTGAGCACCGGCGGATCACCGGGTTCGAGCACATCGACAAGGTGATCGACATCGACCAGAGTCCGATCGGCCGCACGCCCCGCTCCAACCCCGCGACGTACACGGGTGTGTTCACGCCCGTGCGCGAGTTGTTCGCCGAGCTGCCCGAAGCGAAGATCCGCGGCTACGGCCCGGGTCGATTCTCGTTCAACGTGAAGGGCGGCCGCTGCGAAGCGTGTCAGGGCGACGGCCTCGTGAGGATCGAGATGCACTTTTTGCCCGACGTCTACGTGCCGTGCGACGTCTGCAAGGGACGCCGCTACAACCGCGAGACGCTCGAGGTGCGCTTCCGCGGGCAGACGATTTCCGACGTGCTGGAGATGACCGTCGACGACGCGCTCGACTTCTTCCAGAACCAGCCGCGCATCTCGCAGAAGCTGCAGACGCTCGTCGACGTCGGGCTCGGCTACATCCATTTGGGGCAGAGTGCGACGACGCTGTCGGGCGGCGAAGCGCAGCGCGTGAAGCTCGCGACCGAGCTCTCGAAGCGCGACACCGGCCGCACGTTCTACATCCTCGACGAGCCGACGACCGGTCTTCACTTCGAGGATGTGCGCGTGCTGCTCGACGTGCTGCACCGGCTCGTCGACCGCGGCAACACGGTGCTCGTGATCGAGCACAATCTCGACGTGATCAAGACGGCCGACTGGATCATCGATCTCGGTCCCGACGGCGGCAATCGCGGCGGCGCCATCGTCGCCGCGGGAACCCCCGAGGATCTGGCGGAGATTGATGCGTCGTACACCGGCCGGTATTTGCGGCCGCTCGTTCAGGCGAGGCAACGTAAGAAGGTCGGCTGA
- the cutA gene encoding divalent-cation tolerance protein CutA, with translation MHTDAIVILTTVASDEEAVHFVRTLLERRLIACGTVFPAARSLYRWQGKIADEREVVVMLKTRSARFESVREAFSELHPYKVPELLALPVEAGLDKYLEWINGETSLALT, from the coding sequence GTGCACACCGACGCGATCGTAATCCTGACCACTGTGGCCTCCGATGAGGAGGCCGTTCATTTCGTTCGGACCCTCCTCGAGCGGCGTTTGATCGCCTGCGGGACGGTCTTTCCGGCCGCCCGGTCCCTTTACCGCTGGCAGGGCAAGATCGCCGACGAGCGAGAGGTCGTCGTCATGCTCAAGACCCGGTCGGCACGGTTCGAATCCGTGCGTGAAGCGTTCTCCGAGTTGCACCCGTACAAGGTCCCCGAGCTCCTGGCGCTGCCGGTCGAAGCCGGACTCGACAAGTACCTCGAGTGGATCAACGGCGAGACCTCGCTCGCTCTGACGTGA